ATATAAAGGCAGGTCAGGGGAATGATCCTGTAAGAAACTATGAGGCTCTTCCTAGTGGGAAGAATTTTTATGGATTCGATCCTGAAAAAATTCCCTCCAAAGACGCATATCTGCTGGGCAAGAAACAGGCCATGGATATGATAAAAAAATATCAGAAAGAGAATGGCGCATATCCTGACAAGATCGGTTTTGTGCTCTGGGCGTGCGAGACACAGCGAAATGAGGGGATAAATGAGAGCGCTATTCTGTATCTTTTAGGTATGAAACCCCGTTGGGATAAGAACAACAAGATCAGGGGCGTTGCTTCCATCTCTGGGAAAAAACTTGGCAGGCCCAGGATCGATGTGCACATCCAGGCCTCAGGCCTGTACAGGGATTCCTTTCCAAATCTCATTCTGCTGTTGGATGAGGCTGTGCGTCAGGCTGGAAAATTGACAGATGTGGATAATTTCATTGCAAGGCACAGCAGTAAGATAAAGCGGCACCTTCAAAGCAAGGGATACAGCAGGGATCAGGCTGAGCTATTAAGCGCGATCAGGATTTTTTCAGCAAAGCCAGGCAGTTACGGGACAAAGGTATCTGAGATAGTTCCGTCCAGCGGTTTATGGGAGCATGATGATGATATTGCTGATATCTATATTGATATGGTCTCATTCGGATACAGCAGGGATATTTGGGGCAAGCCCCTTGAAGGAGTATATAAAAAGAACCTTGAGGATATAAGGGTAACTGTGCACAGCCGCTCTTCCAATGTATATGGTCTGATGGACAATGATGACGTGTTTCAATACCTTGGCGGTCTATCCATGGCAGTCAATAGGGTCAGCAATAATTATCCTGATGTATTGATCTCCAGACAGCAGGAGCGCGAAAGTGTTTATATTGAAGATATTGAGAAGACTCTGGGGAATGAACTTCGGTCGCGTTATCTGAATCCAAAATGGATAGAGGGCATGAAAAAGGAAAACTATGCGGGTGCAAGAGAGATGGCTGATTTTCTGGAAAATATGTGGGGCTTTCAGGTGACTGTGCCCTTTGCTGTTGATGAGGAAAAGTGGAGGGAGGTATTTGAGGTATATGTTGAGGATAAATACAACCTTGACATTGAGGAGTTCTTTAATGAGCAGAATCCCTGGGCATTGCAGTCCATGAATGCGCGTATGCTTGAGGCAGTGCGCAAGGACTATTGGAATGCGTCAGAAGATATCAAGAAGAGATTATCTAAAGATTACGCAATGAGCGTTATTGAGAAGGGCCTTGCCTGCTGCGATCATACATGCAACAATCCTGCTTTAAATCAGATGGTTGTAAATATCATATCAATGTACGGTCTTTTAACGCCTGAGCTTATAAATGAATTTAAGGCTGTTTTTTCAAAGGCAGCCTCTAAAAGTCTTGAGGAGGCAGTCAGAGAAAGGAATGAGCTTCTTGAAAAGCTTGCAGGCAAAAAGGTAGAAAAGACGCAGAGCATAAAGAATGATACTGAATACATCGAAGGATACGAAATGATAGAGGAGAAGAGAGAGGATACAAAGATCACGTCCTCTGGATCGTCATGGGCAGTAATTATTATTGTGCTCTGCATAATCGGGCTATTCGGATATGGATGGATGAGGAAAAGATAAACAGGAGTCAGTGAGATTATGAGATTAAAGCCATTGCTAATGGGTTGTGCTTTCCTGTTGATTATATTATCATCACCAGATTACAAATGTTTGATAGCTGAGGAAAATGATCGTGATCCCGTAGGGGCGAAGGGCCCTTCGCCCCTACAACGCAAAATGACAGAAAAAAAAATACATTATAAAGAGTTTATTGAAAGTCAAAATAGTTCCAAAAACAAATCCGATGTGATAATTATTACAGCAGAGGAAATCAGGAATATGAATGTGCGCACAATAACAGAGCTTTTGAATCAGATACCCAATGTCACTGCTGGGGAAAGCTCTATTAAGCTTCGCGGTTCCTATAAAGTCCGTGTTCTGCTTAACGGACGTCCCATAAACGATCCCTTATCCAAGCATAGCTCTATCAAATGGAATCTGGTATCCCTGAAGGATGTGGAGAGGATAGAGATACACAAGGGCGGAGGCTCTATAGCCTATGGGGATGACACAAGCGGAGGCGCGATCATCATAACAAGCAAGAAGATCATCGGTTCAAAGGTGAGCGCTGAGACCTCATTTGGCAACCTATGCACGCAGAATTATTTTCTGAATTTTCAGCAGGAGATTGGCGATTGGGGTTTCGGTATATCCGCTGGTCTGGATAAGACAGACGGTTTTAGAGATAACAATGATAAGGAAAAGAGACGTGCAGGCGCAAGGGTAAGCTTTAAACCCTGGATAAATCATATGTACGATCTGTCAGTAGATTATTCTTGGGAGGATGCTGGCAGGGCAGGCCTGCCCCAATTCTCAACTCCAAGGGCGCGGGTTGAATCCGAGGCAGTAAGCTCAATACTACTCTGCAAGCTCGGCAGGATTAAGATCGGCACCCATTACAGCTACTTTGAAAAGAAAAACAGTAACCCAGACAGCTCAACAAATCCTCTAACCAGTCTCAATGGCTGGTCATTTGGAGAGGATTTGTCGTCAGGTTTTTCCATAAGCAAGAACTGGTCAGTAAATACAGGTTTTAACATTGAGGTTGATGAGATTGAAGGCAATAAATTTGAATTGCATAGGGAAGAGAAGCTTGGGGTATTCATATCAAACAATTTTCGGTTTTCAACGATCCCGCTTAACATGACCATAGGTGTAAGATCAAATTTTTATTCCGAATTTGCTACGCAGGTTAATCCTGAGATCAAGGCAGGTTTTGACCTGGGCAAGGTTGATTTGCAGGCTGCTGTCAGCAGAACAAATAATATCCCACCGCTGCTGAAAAGATACGATGAGACATCCACAACTCGTGCGAATCCAAGTTTAGATGTTGAAAAGTCGATGAATTACAGCGCGACAATTTCATTCAAGCATAAGAAGGCATTTCATTTCAGTCTATCCCCATTTCTGAATACTATCAAAGACAGGATTACATATGTGAGGGAAGATGACGGAACTGGTATGTATGAGAATTTTGGCGAGGTTACTAGGAAGGGGATCGAGGCTTCCCTATGCTGGGTGATAATAAAAGGTATAAGTGCGGCTTCTTCATATACATATCTCATAGCAAAGGATGAGGAGACTGGATATTATATTACATGTTCCCCAAAACACACAGCAAGGCTTGACCTTAAATATAAACCTTTGGATGAATTGTCCTTTATGTTCAATAATAAATATGCATCAGATCAGTTCTCCAGATCTGATAATTCTGAATCAGTATCATGTTATTATGTTGCAGATTTTAAGGCTGAATATTATCTTAACAGATTGAGATTTTTTCTTAAGGTTGAGAATATGTTTGATAATGATTACCATTACGGGGATGGCTATCCTGCGCCTCCCAGGGAATATCTTGTAGGTTTAAGCTGCGATTTTTAGCGGAAGGTTGTTATGAAGAGTTCATTTGTACATAAGAGATCTTCAATACGTTTAAGGGATTACGATTATTCAAAGGCAGGGGCGTATTTTGTAACCCTATGCTCATATAAGCGTGAGCCTTTATTTGGAAATATTATTGGTGAAGAGATGCATTTGAATGAATTCGGAAAAATAGTTGAATCTGAATGGTTGCTCTCATCGGAAATACGTTTGGAGATCGAATTGGATGAATTCATTGTAATGCCGAATCATTTTCATGCTATTGTTTTTATCCAAGATGTCAGGATAGATGATAATTCACCGATTGTAGGGGCGAATGACCCTTCGTCGGTTGTAGGGGCGAACGGCCGTTCGCCTCTACAGATGAAGCCTAGATCGCTTTCATCCATGATATCTGGATACAAATCGTCAGTCACATCAAAGATAAACATGATAAGAGGCACCAGGGGTAAACCCCTTTGGCAGAGGAATTATTATGAGCATATTATACGAAATCAGAGGAGTTTAGATTTTATTCGACAGTATATTGTGAATAATCCCTTAAGATGGGCATATGATAGAGACAATCCTGATGGAAAGCCCGATAGGGAAGAGATCGATTTTTGGAAGAGATATAGCTGATTGATGCTGATTGTTATTTGTGGGGCGAAGCGCTCTTCGTCGGTTGTGGGGGCGAACAGCCGTTCGCCCCTACAGATTGATAAGATATTATGAATGGATATATACAGGTTTACACAGGCAACGGAAAGGGAAAGACTACAGCAGCAATAGGACTGGCTTTGCGCGCTGCTGGAGCAGGACTTAATGTGTTCATCGGCCAGTTTATGAAACTTGGCGATTACAGTGAGATCAATGCATTTCGTATGTTAAGTGACAGTATTAAGGTTGAACAATTCGGCAGAAAGCGAAGAATAGGACAGGAGATGGAGGAGGCGGATAGAGTCTGCGCACAGAAAGGACTGGATCGGATAAAGGCTGTTATAAAGGATGAGAGATATGATCTTATAATTCTGGATGAGATAAATTACGCAATGGGCATGGGGCTTATCAGCACAGATAAAGTCATTGAAATAATAAAAGGAAGACCTCCTGATCAGGAGATAGTTCTCACTGGAAGAGATGCGCCAGGAGATATTATTGGAATTGCTGATCTGGTCACTGAGATGAGAATGGTGAAGCATTATTATAATATTGGAGTAAGATCAAGGAGGGGCATTGAGAGATGAGGGCAAAGGCTATTCAGGTTTGCGGCACAGGCTCAGGTGTGGGCAAAAGTGTGTTGGTTGCAGGACTATGCAGGATATTCCTTCAGGAAGGATTCAGCGTTGCTCCCTTTAAGGCGCAGAATATGGCACTTAACTCTGCTGTAACCTCAGAGGGACTGGAGATTGGACGCGCTCAGGCCATGCAGGCTGGTGCGTGCAGGATTGAGCCTACAGTTGATATGAATCCCATACTGCTAAAACCCACAAGCGATATTGGATCCCAGGTAGTTGTCCTTGGAAAGCCCCATAAGAATATGAAGGCAGTGGAATACTATGAGTATAAGGCAAAAGCTCTGGAAATTGTAAAGGGATCGCTGGATAGGCTGATGTCACAGTACGATATTGTTGTTATTGAGGGCGCAGGATCGCCTGCAGAGTTCAATCTCAAGGAGAGGGACATCGTTAATCTTAAAGTAGCAAGTATGATTAACGCTCCTGTTATCCTTGTGGGCGATATAGACAGGGGAGGCGTGTTTGCATGGCTTGTGGGCACCCTTGAGCTTCTGGAAGAGTCGGAGAGACATATGATCAAGGCATTCATAATAAATAAATTTCGCGGTGATAAGGCGCTTCTCTATGACGGCCTATCCATCCTGGAAGAGCGCACTGGCAAAAGTGTTATGGGGGTAGTGCCATACTTCAGGGATATCCATATTCCAGAGGAGGATTCTCTATTTTTTGAAGAGCGGGAAGCCCTCCAGAGAAGAGAACAGAATCATGATATAGATAATGATAAAGTCACCATTGCAGTTGTAAGGCTTCCTCACATATCTAATTTTACAGACTTTGATACCCTTGACGCAGAAGAAGGGATTCGATTGGAGTACACAATGGACTGTGATCGGATAAATAGGGCTGATGTAATAATTATACCTGGATCAAAGAACACCCTTGCTGATATGCAATATATTGCAGATAACGGAATTGCTGAAGCAATAAGAAGGAGGGCAGAGGATGGAGCTTATATTATCGGCATCTGCGGGGGGTACCAGATGCTGGGTAGGGGATTATCTGACATGTCGGGTGTTGAATCAACAAATAAAAAAATAGATGGCCTTGGGCTTTTGGATATTGAAACAGATATTATGGTAGATAAAAAAACCTTTCAGATCCAGGGTAAGGATATAAGAACTGGAATGGCAATTAAGGGGTATGAGATACATCATGGCGAGACAAGGAGAAGCAGTAAAGCAAAACCAGCTTTTCTCATTGAAAAGAGGGGAATAGAAAATGTGCACATTGAGGATGGTGCAATGAGCGCTGACGGCAAAATATTCGGCACATACATTCACGGCATATTCGACAATTTTGCATTTAGGAGATGGCTTATTAACAACATTAGAGGTGAAAAGGGATTGGCAAAATTAACAGGCGGTGAGGGATTTAATCAGGATAATGAATACGACGCTCTTGCCGATCTTTTGCGCTCTAATCTGAATTTGGATTTGCTTTACGATATTTTGGATTTAACAGATAAGTCATAATTAAAGAATATCGTTGAACATTAAAACATGATTGCACAATTCTTGGCTTGACTATATTGTTCCTTTGTGAAGACTGATATTGAGTTCCAAGCCTTAACTGAACATATAGTCTGATCAATGGAAAATCAGTGAAAGGAGAGAGACAATGAAATTTATTGTTACAATTGTTCGGGATGAAGATGGGATGTCCCATAAAATTAGAAATACAAACCACTGAAAATTTAAAAGCATTATGAATAGGAGAAATATTATGGAATCGGTTAGTCAATTAGCAAAAAAAGCTGCCAGGCTTCAACCACGTGAACGTATTCAGTTAGTCGAAGCAATTCTCTTTAGCCTCGATAAACCAGACCCAAACATTGAAGAGTGTTGGATTGCTGAATCAGAGGCTCGATATGAAGCCTATAAACGCGGTGAGCTTGAGGCAATTGAATGGGATGAAATTAAAAAAGGGTATGATCGTTGAAAGTTCGGTTCCTTTCTATCGCTAATATTGAATTTGATGATGCAGTTAAATATTATAATCATCAAATGCCTGGGTTAGGCTACCGTTTTCTTCAAGAAGTTGATGGAGCCATCAAAAGAATAAAACTTATGCCAGAGGCATGGGCAAGAATAGGTCAAGAAACCAGACGCTGCATTTTGAAGGGGTTTCCTTATGCTCTTCTCTATGTAATAGAAAAGGATGATATTTTAATATCTGCGGTAGCTCATCTTCACAGAGACCCTGAGCATTACAGGGATAGAATTATCTAAGGATTTAATTTGAATAACTACCCACGCATAGTCATAGCAGGCACAGAGAGCGGTGTTGGAAAGACAACACTCACGCTTGGACTCCTTCTTGCTTTAATGAACAGGGAACTTGATGTTCAGCCCTTTAAGTGCGGGCCTGATTATATTGACGCAGGATTGCACAGCAGGATTTCGAAAAGGCCTTGCAGAAATCTGGATTCCTTTCTTCTATCAAAGAATGTTGTTTTGGAGCTTTTTGAAAGGAAGGCGCGTGAGGCGTCGTTCTCTGTGATTGAAGGCGTTATGGGTGTATTCGACGGACTGGGGGCAGATACAGACACAGGCAGCACATCTCATGTTGCAAAGATATTGCGCTCTCCTGTTATACTCATCATTGACGCAGGCAGGATGGCAAGGAGCGCGGGTGCCATGGCTCTTGGGTTTCAAAAATATGACAGAGGTCTGCAGATAAAGGGTTTTGTTCTTAACAGCATAGGCAGTTTATACCATTATGAGATTGCAAAGCAGGCAATAGAGGAGAAAACAGGCCTTCCTGTTCTGGGGTATGTTCCAAAGGATAAGGCTCTATCTTTGCCTGAACGGCATTTAGGCCTGACGCCTTCCAGTGAATTGAACATGCGGAAGTATCTTAGAGATCTTGCCAGACTTATTGAAAAGTCCGTTGATATTGAGTCTATTATTCAGATAGGGGAGGAAGCGCCTTGCCTTCCTGAATTCCCTAAGACCATATTTAAGCAAAGTTGTGAAGAGAAAAGGGTTACAATAGCAATAGCCCATGATAAAGCATTCCATTTTTATTATGAGGATAATCTGGATATACTCAAAAGTATGGGCGCTAAGCTGATACGATTCAGCCCGTTAAAGAGCAAAAGGGTGCCAGCGTCAGCTAACGGCATATACATGGGAGGCGGATTCCCTGAGGTGTTTGCATCTGAACTCTCCAGGAATGCCTCGTTGATGAAGGATATATCAGAAAAGAGTGAGGGGGGCATGCCCATCTATGCAGAGTGCGGCGGATTGATGTATCTCATGAACAGCATTGAGGATATGGACGGTAAGGAGTTCCCCATGACAGGGATATTCCCTGGCACTGTGAGAATGGGAAAGGGGCTCAGGATGTTCGGTTATCATAATATTGAGAGTTTATCGGACAACATCCTCTGCAACAGAGGCAGTAAAACTAAAGGACATATCTTTCACTGGTCATATATAGATAAGATGAAGGATACAGCAAATCCTGCCTTTAAGGTGTATAAACCCTGGAGAGACAACTATGTGGGTTATGACGGATTTTTAACGCGTAATACACTTGCAAGCTATGTTCATATTCATTTTGCGTCATCGCCACTATGGGCAAGGAATTTTATTAAAAGCATTGAGCAATATAAAGGGGCTAAACATAATTGAGAAGGAGATAGACATATCATGATATATATGAGGCCTGAAGAGATTGAAGGCAAGAGCATGCGCATTATTGAAAATGAGCTGGGGGATTTTTTAAGCGAGCGCAAGGAGAGAGAGATAATCAAGCGGGTTGCGCATGCCACAGCAGATACTGAATTTGCAAAGAGTATTATTTTTCATCCAGAT
This is a stretch of genomic DNA from Spirochaetota bacterium. It encodes these proteins:
- a CDS encoding TonB-dependent receptor, which encodes MRLKPLLMGCAFLLIILSSPDYKCLIAEENDRDPVGAKGPSPLQRKMTEKKIHYKEFIESQNSSKNKSDVIIITAEEIRNMNVRTITELLNQIPNVTAGESSIKLRGSYKVRVLLNGRPINDPLSKHSSIKWNLVSLKDVERIEIHKGGGSIAYGDDTSGGAIIITSKKIIGSKVSAETSFGNLCTQNYFLNFQQEIGDWGFGISAGLDKTDGFRDNNDKEKRRAGARVSFKPWINHMYDLSVDYSWEDAGRAGLPQFSTPRARVESEAVSSILLCKLGRIKIGTHYSYFEKKNSNPDSSTNPLTSLNGWSFGEDLSSGFSISKNWSVNTGFNIEVDEIEGNKFELHREEKLGVFISNNFRFSTIPLNMTIGVRSNFYSEFATQVNPEIKAGFDLGKVDLQAAVSRTNNIPPLLKRYDETSTTRANPSLDVEKSMNYSATISFKHKKAFHFSLSPFLNTIKDRITYVREDDGTGMYENFGEVTRKGIEASLCWVIIKGISAASSYTYLIAKDEETGYYITCSPKHTARLDLKYKPLDELSFMFNNKYASDQFSRSDNSESVSCYYVADFKAEYYLNRLRFFLKVENMFDNDYHYGDGYPAPPREYLVGLSCDF
- a CDS encoding transposase, coding for MKSSFVHKRSSIRLRDYDYSKAGAYFVTLCSYKREPLFGNIIGEEMHLNEFGKIVESEWLLSSEIRLEIELDEFIVMPNHFHAIVFIQDVRIDDNSPIVGANDPSSVVGANGRSPLQMKPRSLSSMISGYKSSVTSKINMIRGTRGKPLWQRNYYEHIIRNQRSLDFIRQYIVNNPLRWAYDRDNPDGKPDREEIDFWKRYS
- the cobO gene encoding cob(I)yrinic acid a,c-diamide adenosyltransferase; protein product: MNGYIQVYTGNGKGKTTAAIGLALRAAGAGLNVFIGQFMKLGDYSEINAFRMLSDSIKVEQFGRKRRIGQEMEEADRVCAQKGLDRIKAVIKDERYDLIILDEINYAMGMGLISTDKVIEIIKGRPPDQEIVLTGRDAPGDIIGIADLVTEMRMVKHYYNIGVRSRRGIER
- a CDS encoding cobyric acid synthase, giving the protein MRAKAIQVCGTGSGVGKSVLVAGLCRIFLQEGFSVAPFKAQNMALNSAVTSEGLEIGRAQAMQAGACRIEPTVDMNPILLKPTSDIGSQVVVLGKPHKNMKAVEYYEYKAKALEIVKGSLDRLMSQYDIVVIEGAGSPAEFNLKERDIVNLKVASMINAPVILVGDIDRGGVFAWLVGTLELLEESERHMIKAFIINKFRGDKALLYDGLSILEERTGKSVMGVVPYFRDIHIPEEDSLFFEEREALQRREQNHDIDNDKVTIAVVRLPHISNFTDFDTLDAEEGIRLEYTMDCDRINRADVIIIPGSKNTLADMQYIADNGIAEAIRRRAEDGAYIIGICGGYQMLGRGLSDMSGVESTNKKIDGLGLLDIETDIMVDKKTFQIQGKDIRTGMAIKGYEIHHGETRRSSKAKPAFLIEKRGIENVHIEDGAMSADGKIFGTYIHGIFDNFAFRRWLINNIRGEKGLAKLTGGEGFNQDNEYDALADLLRSNLNLDLLYDILDLTDKS
- a CDS encoding addiction module protein, with the protein product MESVSQLAKKAARLQPRERIQLVEAILFSLDKPDPNIEECWIAESEARYEAYKRGELEAIEWDEIKKGYDR
- a CDS encoding type II toxin-antitoxin system RelE/ParE family toxin — translated: MKVRFLSIANIEFDDAVKYYNHQMPGLGYRFLQEVDGAIKRIKLMPEAWARIGQETRRCILKGFPYALLYVIEKDDILISAVAHLHRDPEHYRDRII
- a CDS encoding cobyrinate a,c-diamide synthase encodes the protein MNNYPRIVIAGTESGVGKTTLTLGLLLALMNRELDVQPFKCGPDYIDAGLHSRISKRPCRNLDSFLLSKNVVLELFERKAREASFSVIEGVMGVFDGLGADTDTGSTSHVAKILRSPVILIIDAGRMARSAGAMALGFQKYDRGLQIKGFVLNSIGSLYHYEIAKQAIEEKTGLPVLGYVPKDKALSLPERHLGLTPSSELNMRKYLRDLARLIEKSVDIESIIQIGEEAPCLPEFPKTIFKQSCEEKRVTIAIAHDKAFHFYYEDNLDILKSMGAKLIRFSPLKSKRVPASANGIYMGGGFPEVFASELSRNASLMKDISEKSEGGMPIYAECGGLMYLMNSIEDMDGKEFPMTGIFPGTVRMGKGLRMFGYHNIESLSDNILCNRGSKTKGHIFHWSYIDKMKDTANPAFKVYKPWRDNYVGYDGFLTRNTLASYVHIHFASSPLWARNFIKSIEQYKGAKHN